GCCAACCATCTTTTCTCCATTGACACTAAAAAACAGAGACCATACAAATAACTTCATCACATTACAAATAGCCCCTCGCGTTCCTTCTTCTCAACCTCATCACTAACTTTTCTCCTTCAAACATCAACCTTCACTTCACCCAGATtctaaaaaaatgtagaaaaaaaaagaacaggAAAAGCCATGGTGGGTGCATCCTCAATAAAGAGAGACAATAAAGTGGTtagaaattatgttaattttttatgttggaaAAAATGCTCTACAATAGCAGCCTATCCACCTTCTTTTacatattcttttcttcttccattgttTGTTCAATCACGttacatttttttactattcatcCACATACAGGTACTagtgtatttcttttttttttttttgttaatgggTTAATATCGTTGTCCTTTCTTCCTTTCAACAGAGAGGACACCCTTAATTTACCTCATTTAGTTTAGATTTACACAAGTTAGAAttaaagaaaagcaagaaatgcTAAAGTGTAGTAACAATAGCTGTACACACTGCAGGAACAGGTGCACCATAAAACAGAACATAGATGCTGTTATGCTAATGCTTCAGTCTCTCTTAATGTACTCTGTTTGATATAAATCAATATACACATGtatgtgttttgatttttatattttaaatataaagatattaatTATAAGTTGTAACCATGCAAATAGATTGTGGCAAAATTAGGTTTTGGATATTGAGAACATCACAGGCTATTATGTTCAAATCAAAGATATTTATTTGCTTCTTCCTGAATGCATTCCCATCAGTGTTTTGCTCAAACCCTCACTGAATACTTTGCATTGGTAATAAATAGTATTAACTGTTCGTGAATATCTCCTACAGCTCTTTGATTCTTGAATATGGGCAACGTCATTGAATCGTTTGCTTCGGGCTTAGGACAGGCATTTGGTAAACTATTTAGTTCTCCAATTGAATTTCTTTCTGGAAAGTCTTGCAGGTAAGACCACGCAGGGTTATATTTCTTCACTTCCACTTCATGCTTGATATATTTGTCTCTGGATATGTTTCAGCTCAGTGTGTGGACCAACATGGGATTTCATGTGCTATATCGAAAATTTTTGCATTTCCAATATCCTGAAATTAGCCATGGTATTTATGCTATCTTACATTGGTGAGTTCAACTGTTTGGTAGATTGCAGCATGGTCTGTTGCAGTGCTTGACACGAACCTGAAATTGGgtttgtatgttttgtttatttgcAGTTCTgttgttcttctatctggtgcaTAAATTGGGCATATGTGGATGTCTTTGCCGATCTTCTTGCAAAATGACATGGGCATGTTTCTCTTCGTGTTTCCATCTTTGGGAGTATTCTTGCACTTTCTTGTGTATTAAGCTACACAATATCAGGAGAACAAGGAGAATAAGAAGGGTCAGAGTggacatgaaaaaaaaaatctactcgGGTGAAATCCTTTCCCACCATTTTCCAACATGTACAAAAATGAGCAGATCAATTTCGCGTAGTAGAGATTATAAAGCCTCCCACCTAAGGAAGTCTTTGCAACCAAGGAGACATCATGCTAGAGTTGAAATCAGTAGATATCTTAGATGTAAAAGTAAAAGGAATCATAGTCTTGGAGAGCCCAGTTTCACAAGCAATGCCATTAAGCACGGCAATCACATAGGCAAAATCAATGACATTAAGGTAATCCGTACATCTAAGTTTACAAGAAAAGGTATATCTAGAAGGAATAGAGTTCTGCTGAGGCAGAGAAGGCAGAATCTTAGTTGAGGGTTCTTATGCGAACCACTTTGTCTCGCTGTATGTTTTGTCaggatgaaaaacaaaaaaatggaataTAGGAGAATCTGGAATGTTAAGAATTTATTCTTGGGTTtgtaaaatattgtaaatatccAGTTGTAAGATATtgcaaatattgtaaaatatatcattttgtgTTCCAAATCGATGAATCAAATGCGTAAGAAGAAGCTTATGTATACATTATGAATTCCCTGTGTTGCACCATTTATGTACACACGTGATTTTACGTATTTCTGCATCAGGCTTGGCAGTTAAAGGTTGTGTACTTTGGTTAATAAAGAGGAGTGGAAAAGTTAGATTCTGAATACTTTAGAAGTgaaattttaagtataaaataagaCTATGATATCATCTTAGAAGtgatttataaagtaaaatttacatCCAAAGAGTTTAAGTTATTGAAAGGTGCAGTGACTGCAGTTGATAAGTCTCTCTCGGTTTTCGATCAGAGTGGAGACAATTCACCAACGTTGCTTTGCTATGCATGGCATCTTTGTACTTCCAATGCGTGAGTAATATCATTGAGAAAATGCTATTTATGTGCGTCCAATTTGGCTGCTGAAGGGTATgacataaaacaaagaaaaaagaaaaggaattacTGATTTTGGTGTGATACTTTTAATTAGGACAACAAAAAACCGTATCCAACAACAAATTCGAAATAAATGTGAtacttttaaatgttttgtctttttctttggGTAGATCTACAATTGAATCTATCAGTTTAAAATAGATTCAAAATCTTGGTTCTTTCATGTACACATTTGACTAGGTCAAAATAGACTAAAAATGAcattattcatttataaaatttatttaaatagatacaTTTAATTAAgagatgtaaaatattttaataatttatttaaatattatattttattaatattaaacaattaaatttaaacaataaattaatgataatgaCAAACAAATGTATATTTCgctttttaacataataaagtattaaaattatacagtaggaaataaaattttcaatttttgaatatattttattttcatttttagttttatccGTTTAAAAGAACGGTCTAATAGATTAAGTATGTGAGTAAACAGAAAGGGACCGACAGCTCATAACATTTGCCAATCGTAATTTTGTCAGTCTGCTATACAAACCTAACTTATAACTTTCTATATTTTCCATGACCACTGTGTTTACTTCAATGATGtgaaattatgatattttcatGGGTCTATTTTGTATTTGGAAAAAGTTACCTATTtactttctttgtttctttttaccATTTTCTTAAAAGTTCCTTTtggataaattcataaatataattttttttattctaataaaataattataatttttttttaatttactctcTTCATTTCTAcgttacaataaatatatatttaaattaattaattattaggtgAAGGTTAATGGTGTAAAAGCAAAAATGCTTAAAGAATACAACCTTACAAAAAAGTcagacaaaatatatttttcttgttgagAAATAGGACCCTTGGCCCAATGTTCTGATCCAAGACTCCAATTGA
This DNA window, taken from Vigna radiata var. radiata cultivar VC1973A chromosome 5, Vradiata_ver6, whole genome shotgun sequence, encodes the following:
- the LOC111241663 gene encoding uncharacterized protein LOC111241663 isoform X2: MGNVIESFASGLGQAFVCGPTWDFMCYIENFCISNILKLAMVFMLSYIVLLFFYLVHKLGICGCLCRSSCKMTWACFSSCFHLWEYSCTFLCIKLHNIRRTRRIRRVRVDMKKKIYSGEILSHHFPTCTKMSRSISRSRDYKASHLRKSLQPRRHHARVEISRYLRCKSKRNHSLGEPSFTSNAIKHGNHIGKINDIKVIRTSKFTRKGISRRNRVLLRQRRQNLS
- the LOC111241663 gene encoding protein HAPLESS 2-like isoform X1, whose translation is MGNVIESFASGLGQAFGKLFSSPIEFLSGKSCSSVCGPTWDFMCYIENFCISNILKLAMVFMLSYIVLLFFYLVHKLGICGCLCRSSCKMTWACFSSCFHLWEYSCTFLCIKLHNIRRTRRIRRVRVDMKKKIYSGEILSHHFPTCTKMSRSISRSRDYKASHLRKSLQPRRHHARVEISRYLRCKSKRNHSLGEPSFTSNAIKHGNHIGKINDIKVIRTSKFTRKGISRRNRVLLRQRRQNLS